The Acetomicrobium flavidum genome window below encodes:
- the iorA gene encoding indolepyruvate ferredoxin oxidoreductase subunit alpha → MANEKAVLLGNEAIARAVVEAGCEVACAYPGTPSSEILPAIAKFADSLGTKTVVEWGTNEKVAFEVAMAASFTGKRSCVAMKHVGLNVAADPFMSGAQFDIEGGLLLIVADDPGPHSSQTEQDSRLFGLFAKVPVFDPSSAREAMEMVKDAYDLSEKHKIPVMLRPTVRVDHCRQDIEFGTPIELDRPAKFSKDVKRWVCLPAHVKITHPKLNQKIDAVRDDFTHSFSKYNYEVPAQEKAKLGIIAGGISFAVVMDLLAKMGRRDISVLKIGTPHPLPVDIVSDFINRHENVLVLEETYPVIEMQILDRTKVKGRWNGFVPRAGELVPEVVEEIIHKALGEEFSIKADEDLKKAIEELKVTPKPPMLCPGCPHRASFFAIRKAFPDGIYPSDIGCYTLGVNQKTVDTSLCMGASVTQSSGFYLAHKIDGKLRPVIATIGDSTFFHMGLPGLVNAVYNKHAFVLAILDNRITAMTGGQPHPGTGEKPRKGDAGRAIPLERVVKGCGVEFVRTVRSYDIEENVKVLQEAWEYAKDHEEPAVVIFSHPCMLLRQEQPKIPVRVNHDKCIGCKFCINFFNCPGLVFDESAKKAFIDSRFCVKCGVCLNVCPHGAIEVISEEGR, encoded by the coding sequence ATGGCGAATGAAAAGGCTGTTCTTCTTGGCAATGAGGCCATTGCCAGGGCCGTTGTCGAGGCAGGCTGCGAGGTGGCTTGTGCATATCCGGGTACTCCCTCCTCTGAGATATTGCCGGCCATAGCCAAGTTTGCCGATTCGCTCGGCACTAAGACGGTCGTAGAATGGGGCACCAATGAAAAGGTTGCCTTTGAAGTGGCGATGGCGGCTTCATTCACGGGCAAAAGGTCCTGTGTGGCGATGAAGCACGTAGGCCTAAACGTAGCAGCCGATCCCTTCATGAGTGGGGCACAGTTCGATATAGAGGGCGGTTTACTCTTGATTGTGGCAGATGATCCCGGCCCCCACAGCTCCCAGACCGAGCAGGATAGCAGGTTGTTCGGCTTGTTTGCCAAGGTACCCGTATTCGACCCATCATCCGCAAGAGAAGCCATGGAAATGGTAAAAGATGCCTACGATCTCTCTGAAAAGCATAAGATACCTGTCATGCTGCGTCCCACGGTTAGGGTGGATCATTGCAGGCAAGACATAGAATTCGGCACCCCGATAGAGCTTGACAGGCCCGCGAAGTTCTCCAAGGACGTAAAACGTTGGGTTTGTCTTCCCGCCCACGTCAAGATAACCCATCCTAAGCTAAACCAAAAGATCGATGCCGTAAGAGATGACTTCACACATAGCTTTTCTAAGTATAATTACGAAGTGCCGGCGCAGGAAAAGGCCAAGCTTGGCATCATTGCCGGAGGCATATCCTTTGCCGTAGTGATGGATTTGTTGGCCAAGATGGGAAGAAGGGATATTTCGGTCTTGAAGATAGGCACTCCCCATCCGCTGCCTGTGGATATCGTATCGGATTTTATAAATCGACACGAAAACGTACTGGTGTTGGAGGAAACCTATCCCGTCATAGAGATGCAAATTTTGGATCGCACGAAGGTCAAGGGCAGATGGAACGGGTTTGTGCCCAGGGCCGGCGAGCTCGTCCCCGAGGTGGTCGAGGAGATCATCCATAAGGCCCTTGGCGAAGAATTTTCGATAAAGGCCGACGAGGACCTCAAAAAAGCGATCGAAGAGCTCAAGGTTACGCCTAAGCCGCCCATGCTTTGTCCTGGATGTCCGCATCGGGCAAGCTTTTTTGCAATAAGGAAGGCCTTTCCCGATGGAATATATCCTTCCGACATAGGTTGTTATACCTTAGGCGTAAATCAGAAGACCGTGGATACCTCTCTCTGCATGGGAGCATCGGTTACTCAATCTTCAGGCTTTTATCTCGCCCACAAGATAGACGGCAAATTGCGTCCCGTGATTGCCACCATAGGAGATTCCACCTTTTTCCATATGGGCTTGCCCGGGCTCGTCAATGCGGTTTACAACAAGCACGCCTTCGTCCTGGCCATTTTGGACAACAGGATCACGGCCATGACTGGCGGCCAGCCTCACCCGGGAACCGGCGAGAAGCCGCGGAAGGGTGATGCTGGTAGAGCCATTCCCCTTGAAAGGGTCGTCAAAGGTTGCGGGGTCGAGTTCGTGCGTACCGTGAGATCTTACGATATAGAAGAAAACGTAAAGGTCCTGCAGGAGGCATGGGAGTACGCCAAAGATCACGAAGAACCTGCCGTAGTGATATTTAGCCATCCCTGCATGTTGCTCAGGCAAGAGCAACCCAAGATACCTGTGCGGGTAAATCACGATAAATGCATAGGCTGCAAGTTCTGCATAAACTTCTTCAACTGTCCCGGTTTGGTCTTTGAT
- a CDS encoding acyl-CoA thioesterase has protein sequence MSLSCSLTLRVPYGATDQMGVVYYANYLTWFEMGRTEFCRKFGMPYIEWEKNGIFMPVVEVRCRYKHPARYDDIVRVETYLKEVKPHSLSFEFKIYRDLDDKLLAEGYTKHGFCDSRGKLLKKPEPFYSMLTNILQQ, from the coding sequence ATGTCTTTGAGTTGCTCTTTGACTTTGAGGGTTCCCTATGGCGCCACGGACCAAATGGGCGTTGTATATTATGCCAATTATTTAACGTGGTTTGAAATGGGACGGACGGAATTTTGCAGAAAGTTCGGGATGCCCTATATAGAATGGGAGAAAAACGGAATATTCATGCCGGTTGTGGAAGTGAGATGCAGATATAAACATCCGGCCCGCTATGACGACATCGTGAGGGTTGAGACCTATCTGAAAGAGGTAAAACCCCATAGCCTTTCCTTCGAATTCAAGATCTATCGCGACTTGGACGACAAGCTCCTTGCAGAAGGGTATACAAAACACGGCTTTTGCGACAGTCGCGGGAAGCTGCTAAAAAAACCCGAGCCCTTTTACAGCATGTTGACAAATATATTGCAACAATAA
- a CDS encoding CoA-binding protein, which translates to MKVSINAVGICHLHKKGDGRVEWEKIIQNYVCSPCRVGVLGATVETGRPVSGVMSYLMLQGFKLYPINPKYVGLKIFGLDFYATIRDVPDVLDIISVFISPQNQAFLLGDLENLTYKPIVWMQPGAENPELEGRLKALGYSVVSGQCLMAIHKLHCGKSRRRP; encoded by the coding sequence TTGAAGGTAAGCATAAATGCCGTGGGCATTTGCCACCTGCATAAGAAAGGAGATGGTCGGGTGGAATGGGAGAAGATAATTCAGAATTACGTATGCTCGCCCTGTAGGGTTGGGGTGTTGGGCGCAACGGTCGAAACCGGCAGGCCGGTATCGGGCGTCATGTCCTATCTGATGTTGCAGGGTTTTAAGCTCTATCCCATCAATCCCAAGTACGTTGGCCTTAAGATATTCGGGCTTGATTTTTACGCCACGATACGCGATGTACCGGATGTCCTCGATATCATTTCTGTGTTTATAAGCCCTCAAAATCAGGCCTTCTTGCTGGGTGATTTAGAGAACCTTACATATAAGCCTATTGTTTGGATGCAACCAGGTGCTGAAAATCCCGAACTTGAAGGGAGATTAAAGGCCTTGGGCTACTCCGTGGTGAGCGGACAATGCCTAATGGCGATACACAAGCTCCATTGTGGAAAGTCGAGAAGAAGGCCTTAG
- a CDS encoding ROK family protein, which translates to MDKLAIGIDMGGHYIKAALIEEKKILKRCKVSTSKTRAPEGVIDQLQRIIKQLQPSDNALPVGVGVPGFLDMGRQHVVLLPNFPNWEGLPLKCMLEDRLKTNVAIENDANCFALGEGLAGLAKGLKNFVAITLGTGIGGGIVLDGKLLQGAHGYAGEPGHMVFGKDESCGCGCRGHLEAISGTDAMERRAIRLGLPDDMEVLWPRRKEAAVAEIIRPSLDSISRAIASIVHLLDPEMIILGGGFSRAEGLLQELKPLVQSYLVPHFRDTFRLEISSLGNDAALLGAASLVQDRSTTAA; encoded by the coding sequence ATGGATAAACTCGCGATAGGCATAGACATGGGGGGGCACTACATTAAGGCTGCCCTGATTGAAGAAAAAAAGATCCTTAAAAGATGCAAGGTTTCAACGTCCAAGACAAGGGCCCCTGAAGGAGTAATCGACCAACTTCAAAGAATTATAAAACAGCTTCAACCTTCGGATAATGCCCTTCCCGTGGGGGTGGGCGTGCCTGGTTTTTTGGACATGGGGCGGCAACATGTTGTGCTTTTGCCCAACTTTCCCAATTGGGAAGGCTTACCCCTAAAGTGCATGCTTGAAGATAGGCTAAAGACTAACGTTGCAATTGAAAACGATGCCAATTGTTTTGCCCTGGGCGAAGGACTTGCCGGATTGGCCAAGGGATTAAAAAACTTTGTAGCAATTACCCTCGGCACCGGAATAGGCGGCGGTATAGTCTTAGACGGCAAGCTGCTTCAAGGTGCCCACGGATACGCAGGAGAACCAGGCCATATGGTATTTGGCAAAGATGAATCATGCGGATGTGGATGTCGTGGTCATCTTGAGGCCATAAGCGGAACTGACGCAATGGAAAGACGGGCAATCCGCCTAGGATTGCCCGACGATATGGAGGTTCTATGGCCACGCAGGAAGGAAGCTGCAGTCGCCGAAATAATAAGGCCTTCCCTAGATTCCATCTCCAGGGCTATTGCCTCCATAGTACACCTTTTGGATCCCGAAATGATCATTTTAGGTGGCGGATTCAGCAGGGCAGAAGGGTTGCTCCAAGAATTGAAACCTTTGGTTCAGTCATATCTGGTTCCCCACTTTAGGGATACCTTTCGTTTAGAAATAAGCTCTCTTGGCAACGATGCAGCCTTACTGGGTGCAGCTTCGCTTGTGCAGGACCGATCAACGACAGCCGCTTGA
- a CDS encoding MATE family efflux transporter, whose translation MTNIDNKTERLGREPVGKLLLYFSLPAIAGLFANALYNIVDRIFIGQNVGEIGLAAVTVAFPLFEVSIALCVLICVGAASIASRSLGAGKKKRAELVLGNALALSLIFMLFVCLGMLFLLNPALKFFGASEAVLGPARDYMLIVLLGMPFFMISFVLNSLIRVEGSPRWAMGTLIIGTIANIFLDWLFICAFGWGVKGAAWGTSIAEFLSCLWVALYYAKYSVLKISYKNLKIRMPLVANMLAIGITPCITSISFAVLLVILNQTALKLGGDLAVSSVGIFLTLDTLFFLPALGISEAAQPIIGYNYGAGFYHRVRRAIMLALISCLCAFSLSWVATQFFGWQIVRIFCNDHKALIDMTVRALRIGYFFLPAAAIFVVTSYTLQSLGRAREALIIQLVRQLGICYPAMLIMPHIFGLDGIWMAFPATDLGGSILAFFAMYRELGKLKEENVVALKVASDRSSGCR comes from the coding sequence ATGACGAATATCGACAACAAAACGGAGCGCTTGGGCAGAGAACCCGTCGGGAAATTGCTTCTTTATTTTTCTTTACCGGCCATAGCCGGTTTGTTTGCGAATGCGCTTTATAACATAGTAGATAGGATATTTATAGGTCAAAACGTTGGAGAAATAGGGCTTGCAGCTGTGACTGTGGCGTTTCCTCTCTTTGAGGTAAGCATTGCTCTATGTGTCTTAATATGTGTCGGCGCAGCTTCGATAGCCTCTAGGAGCCTTGGGGCGGGCAAGAAAAAAAGGGCGGAGTTGGTTTTGGGGAACGCCTTAGCTCTTTCTTTGATCTTTATGCTGTTCGTATGTCTGGGCATGCTCTTTTTACTCAATCCAGCCTTAAAGTTTTTTGGCGCAAGCGAGGCAGTGCTTGGGCCGGCCCGCGATTATATGCTAATAGTCTTGCTCGGGATGCCCTTTTTTATGATTTCCTTCGTCCTTAACTCCCTAATCAGGGTCGAAGGGTCTCCCAGATGGGCTATGGGTACCTTGATTATAGGAACGATAGCCAACATATTCTTGGATTGGCTTTTTATATGCGCCTTTGGATGGGGCGTAAAGGGGGCCGCTTGGGGCACCTCGATAGCGGAATTTCTGTCGTGCCTGTGGGTCGCATTGTATTACGCCAAATACAGCGTATTAAAGATAAGCTACAAAAATCTGAAAATCAGGATGCCTTTGGTTGCGAACATGCTGGCCATAGGGATAACGCCCTGCATTACGTCCATATCCTTTGCCGTTTTGTTAGTCATTTTAAATCAGACGGCCCTAAAGTTGGGCGGAGACTTGGCCGTATCCTCGGTTGGGATATTTCTCACCTTGGACACCTTATTCTTTTTGCCGGCATTGGGAATAAGTGAGGCTGCTCAGCCCATCATAGGCTACAACTATGGCGCAGGCTTTTATCATCGCGTTAGAAGAGCTATAATGCTGGCGCTTATTTCCTGCTTGTGCGCCTTCTCTCTGTCGTGGGTCGCCACCCAATTCTTTGGCTGGCAGATCGTTCGGATTTTCTGCAACGATCATAAGGCCTTAATAGATATGACAGTACGAGCCTTAAGGATCGGCTACTTTTTCTTGCCTGCGGCTGCCATATTCGTCGTAACTTCATATACGCTGCAGTCATTGGGAAGGGCAAGGGAGGCCCTCATCATCCAGCTTGTGCGCCAGCTTGGAATTTGCTATCCTGCCATGTTGATAATGCCGCACATCTTCGGCTTGGACGGCATATGGATGGCCTTTCCCGCTACGGATTTGGGCGGCTCGATTCTGGCCTTTTTTGCCATGTATAGAGAACTGGGCAAGTTAAAAGAGGAGAATGTTGTCGCGCTAAAGGTTGCTTCAGACCGTTCAAGCGGCTGTCGTTGA
- a CDS encoding ferritin family protein, whose protein sequence is MAEEKFDLKGALSYAIHAEIQANEFYKMWAQNTQKPALRKEIEELADWEETHKNTLSKYYLELFGEPFAADPNVIVDPALRVQADEFKDYYSQLRLISTAYLSELRAAEFYENLSQKVEPNETKQMFQDLANMERGHMAFIRKKYDELRGELEGRLML, encoded by the coding sequence ATGGCGGAGGAAAAATTCGATCTAAAGGGTGCTTTGTCTTATGCAATACACGCTGAGATCCAGGCAAACGAGTTTTATAAAATGTGGGCACAAAACACGCAAAAGCCCGCTTTGAGGAAGGAGATCGAGGAGCTGGCCGATTGGGAGGAAACGCATAAAAACACCTTATCAAAATACTACTTGGAACTTTTTGGAGAGCCCTTCGCGGCTGACCCAAATGTAATTGTAGATCCGGCACTTCGCGTTCAAGCCGACGAATTTAAAGATTATTACTCCCAACTGCGTTTGATCTCCACGGCATACCTATCGGAGCTGCGGGCAGCGGAGTTTTACGAGAACCTCTCACAAAAGGTTGAGCCAAACGAGACGAAGCAGATGTTTCAGGATTTGGCAAATATGGAAAGAGGCCATATGGCCTTTATCCGAAAAAAATACGACGAACTTCGCGGGGAGCTCGAAGGGAGACTCATGCTCTAA
- a CDS encoding type 1 glutamine amidotransferase domain-containing protein, producing MSKLNGKRFILFVEDEYEDLELWYPKIRLIEEGAETVVAGPEKGKLYRGKHGYPCKSDVSFDEVNPDSFDGIVIPGGYAPDKIRRHKKALDIVKKLNNSNKIVAFICHAGWVPISAGILKGRKATSVGAIKDDMVNAGVNWIDEAVVVDGNLISSRTPDDLPQFCKAIIEKASSSCHSCC from the coding sequence ATGTCCAAGCTCAACGGAAAACGTTTCATCCTCTTCGTGGAGGACGAGTATGAAGATCTAGAACTTTGGTATCCCAAGATCAGGCTCATAGAGGAAGGTGCAGAGACCGTGGTAGCCGGTCCCGAAAAGGGCAAATTGTATAGAGGCAAACACGGCTACCCGTGCAAAAGCGATGTCTCCTTCGACGAAGTTAACCCCGACAGCTTTGACGGCATCGTGATTCCGGGAGGATACGCACCCGATAAAATCAGGAGGCACAAGAAGGCCCTCGATATCGTCAAAAAACTGAACAACAGCAATAAAATCGTCGCCTTCATCTGCCATGCCGGATGGGTACCCATCTCGGCCGGAATACTTAAAGGGAGGAAGGCCACTTCAGTCGGAGCTATAAAGGACGACATGGTAAACGCCGGAGTTAATTGGATAGACGAAGCCGTGGTAGTGGACGGAAACTTGATAAGCAGCAGGACACCTGACGATCTTCCTCAGTTCTGCAAGGCCATAATCGAAAAAGCTTCTTCGAGCTGCCACTCTTGCTGCTAG
- the thiC gene encoding phosphomethylpyrimidine synthase ThiC, which translates to MSTQLEMAKAGIVTPEMRIVAMEEGLSPESVCCLVAEGKAVIPKNVNHDIKHVKAIGKGLSTKVNANLGTSDECSNLELEGKKLQAAVAAGTDSIMDLSTGGDLDAIRSFFLERSPVMVGTVPIYSLATQMLRVGKPLKQLDADDLFSSIEKQCSQGIDYMTVHCGITRQSVAFLESSERIMPCVSRGGSIILHWMRERNEENPLYEYFDDLLAIAKRFDVTLSLGDGFRPGSIADAIDAPQISELMILADLARKARNFGVQVMIEGPGHVPIEHIKSHVELEKRLSDETPFYVLGPLPTDIAAGYDHITGAVGGAIAAAAGADFLCDVTPAEHLGLPDDTDVYLGVIASRIAAHIGDLAKGVNGAREKDKRMSIARARLDWKAVIEEALDPELVRVKSHLAEDREACTMCGKLCAVKLSRQVWESN; encoded by the coding sequence TTGTCAACACAGCTTGAGATGGCAAAAGCAGGGATTGTAACTCCGGAAATGCGTATTGTAGCTATGGAAGAGGGATTATCACCCGAATCAGTTTGCTGTCTGGTTGCGGAAGGAAAGGCTGTAATACCGAAAAATGTAAACCACGATATCAAGCACGTTAAGGCGATAGGTAAAGGCCTTTCCACGAAGGTAAACGCCAATTTAGGCACCAGTGACGAGTGCAGCAACCTGGAGCTTGAGGGCAAAAAATTACAGGCAGCCGTTGCAGCCGGGACCGATTCAATAATGGACCTCTCCACGGGCGGCGATTTGGATGCCATAAGGTCCTTTTTTCTGGAGCGCTCGCCCGTAATGGTGGGTACAGTCCCAATATATTCGCTAGCTACTCAAATGCTAAGAGTTGGTAAACCATTAAAACAATTAGATGCAGATGATCTCTTCTCGTCCATAGAAAAGCAATGCAGTCAGGGGATAGACTATATGACTGTGCATTGTGGCATTACCAGACAATCTGTAGCTTTTCTTGAAAGCAGCGAGCGGATAATGCCTTGTGTAAGCCGCGGAGGATCTATTATCTTGCATTGGATGAGAGAAAGAAACGAGGAAAACCCGCTTTACGAGTACTTTGATGATTTACTTGCCATAGCTAAACGCTTCGATGTTACATTGAGCTTAGGTGACGGGTTTAGGCCCGGCTCGATTGCCGATGCCATAGATGCTCCCCAGATATCCGAACTCATGATCCTGGCTGACTTGGCCAGGAAGGCAAGAAACTTTGGTGTGCAGGTTATGATAGAAGGACCGGGCCATGTTCCCATCGAGCACATAAAATCACACGTTGAGCTTGAGAAACGGTTGAGCGATGAAACTCCCTTCTACGTCCTGGGTCCGCTTCCTACCGATATAGCCGCCGGGTACGATCATATAACTGGAGCCGTTGGCGGTGCCATAGCCGCTGCAGCAGGCGCTGATTTTCTGTGCGATGTGACGCCTGCAGAACATCTGGGCCTCCCGGACGATACCGACGTATATTTGGGCGTGATCGCCTCAAGGATAGCGGCCCACATAGGTGACCTTGCCAAGGGCGTAAATGGCGCAAGGGAAAAGGACAAGCGGATGTCTATAGCTAGGGCGCGCCTTGATTGGAAAGCGGTTATTGAGGAAGCTTTAGATCCCGAGCTGGTTCGGGTAAAGTCACACCTTGCTGAGGATAGGGAGGCCTGCACCATGTGCGGTAAGCTCTGTGCCGTCAAATTGAGCAGGCAGGTGTGGGAGTCAAATTAA
- the pdxS gene encoding pyridoxal 5'-phosphate synthase lyase subunit PdxS codes for MEGSKKVTEKEALARQFIGGVIMDVTNKEQARIAEDAGAVAVMALEKVPADLRKEGKVARMADPAKILEIKDAVSIPVMAKVRIGHFVEAHILEALDVDFIDESEVLTPADDEYHINKKEFKTPFVCGARDLGEALRRVAEGATMIRTKGEAGTGNVIEAVRHIRTITAQLNRLLSAKQSDLPAIAGQLCVPLELLETCRAAGGLPVVNFAAGGIATPADAALMMQLGCDGVFVGSGIFKSERPSARAKAIVKAVASFRDPKVLAEVSKGLGEAMEGVVLV; via the coding sequence ATGGAAGGCAGCAAAAAAGTCACGGAAAAAGAGGCTCTGGCAAGACAATTTATCGGTGGCGTCATAATGGACGTGACGAACAAAGAGCAGGCGCGCATTGCAGAAGACGCAGGAGCGGTAGCGGTCATGGCCCTCGAAAAGGTCCCTGCTGATTTGAGAAAGGAAGGCAAAGTAGCTCGCATGGCTGATCCGGCCAAGATACTCGAGATCAAGGATGCCGTGTCAATACCCGTAATGGCCAAAGTACGCATAGGACACTTCGTGGAAGCCCATATCCTGGAAGCTCTGGACGTGGACTTCATAGACGAAAGCGAAGTGCTCACGCCCGCAGACGATGAATACCATATAAACAAAAAGGAGTTCAAGACACCCTTTGTATGCGGAGCGCGCGATCTGGGCGAAGCGTTGCGTCGTGTAGCTGAAGGGGCAACCATGATAAGGACAAAGGGGGAGGCAGGAACCGGTAACGTAATAGAAGCGGTAAGACACATTAGAACCATAACGGCACAGCTAAATAGGTTACTGTCAGCAAAGCAATCGGATTTGCCAGCTATTGCGGGTCAACTGTGCGTCCCTTTAGAATTACTTGAAACCTGTCGAGCGGCGGGGGGATTGCCCGTGGTGAACTTCGCTGCCGGCGGAATAGCGACACCGGCAGATGCAGCACTGATGATGCAGCTTGGATGCGATGGTGTTTTCGTCGGAAGCGGTATCTTTAAATCCGAAAGGCCATCTGCCCGTGCCAAGGCAATTGTCAAAGCAGTGGCAAGTTTCAGGGATCCCAAGGTGCTAGCGGAGGTCTCCAAGGGATTAGGTGAAGCAATGGAAGGAGTTGTATTAGTTTAG
- a CDS encoding 2-oxoacid:acceptor oxidoreductase family protein, which produces MRFEVIFAGIGGQGVILAGTLLGEAAVRCGLKATQTQAYGVSARGGFTKTDLIVSSEEILYPYSLNPDLIIALAEEAFVRYIDVDKDTCKVIYDSGLIDVDSLGLGLDKRFVGVPITNMAIELGSPRSVNILSLGIAVSFIKDISFDALREILSETFSANTLEKNIEALSKGMELGKSIF; this is translated from the coding sequence GTGAGATTTGAAGTTATCTTTGCGGGCATTGGCGGACAGGGCGTGATTTTGGCCGGCACACTTTTAGGCGAGGCTGCGGTACGGTGCGGCTTGAAGGCCACACAGACGCAGGCCTACGGTGTATCTGCAAGGGGCGGATTTACCAAGACCGACCTCATCGTATCAAGCGAAGAGATTTTGTACCCCTACTCGCTAAATCCGGACCTTATCATTGCCTTGGCAGAGGAAGCTTTCGTGCGCTATATCGATGTCGATAAGGATACTTGCAAAGTGATATACGATTCCGGTCTCATCGATGTCGATTCACTGGGCCTTGGCCTCGACAAAAGGTTCGTCGGAGTTCCAATTACAAATATGGCCATAGAGCTTGGCTCTCCAAGGAGCGTGAATATACTGTCTTTAGGCATTGCTGTTAGCTTTATAAAAGATATCTCCTTCGATGCATTGCGTGAGATTTTATCTGAGACATTTTCTGCCAATACCTTGGAGAAAAATATCGAAGCGTTGAGCAAGGGAATGGAGTTGGGCAAATCTATTTTTTAA
- a CDS encoding thiamine pyrophosphate-dependent enzyme — MNKRSCEVSWKAFLREENLPHQWCPGCGYGVILKSMLFAFEKEGLAPKDVVVVTGIGCWGKADDYLYTNTVHVTHGRALPVATGIKVANPSLKVVALMGDGDSATIGGNHLIHSSRRNIDVTAIVANNLNYGMTGGQYSCTTPLYSRTSTSWYGDPEPALDICRVVEAAGASFAARTTVYHVAMIEKYVSMAVSHEGFSLVEVISPCPTYFGRYNKVGSAPAMLNWLKENAVPVERASKLSDEERKETFVTGIFADKKGQSFLSRYGEIQSRARRELERE; from the coding sequence ATGAATAAGAGATCGTGCGAAGTAAGTTGGAAGGCCTTCTTGAGGGAAGAAAACCTTCCCCACCAATGGTGTCCCGGTTGCGGGTACGGCGTTATATTGAAGAGCATGCTTTTTGCCTTCGAGAAAGAAGGCCTTGCCCCAAAGGACGTGGTCGTAGTCACGGGTATCGGATGCTGGGGAAAGGCTGATGATTATCTCTACACCAACACGGTGCATGTGACGCATGGAAGGGCTTTGCCTGTGGCAACCGGCATAAAGGTAGCAAATCCCTCTTTAAAAGTGGTGGCTTTGATGGGTGACGGCGATAGCGCTACGATCGGAGGAAATCACCTGATTCATTCGTCTAGAAGAAACATCGATGTTACGGCAATAGTAGCGAATAACCTTAACTACGGGATGACTGGCGGTCAGTATTCCTGTACTACCCCGCTTTATTCCAGGACTTCTACTTCCTGGTACGGAGATCCCGAGCCGGCGCTGGATATATGTAGGGTAGTTGAGGCGGCGGGGGCAAGCTTTGCCGCCAGGACGACCGTCTATCATGTGGCCATGATAGAAAAATACGTCTCGATGGCCGTAAGTCACGAAGGTTTTTCTCTGGTCGAGGTGATATCCCCATGTCCCACGTATTTTGGAAGGTATAACAAGGTGGGCAGTGCCCCGGCCATGCTCAACTGGCTCAAGGAAAATGCCGTGCCTGTTGAACGCGCGTCCAAGCTATCCGACGAGGAGCGTAAAGAGACCTTTGTAACCGGCATATTTGCGGACAAAAAAGGGCAATCCTTCTTGTCGCGTTATGGGGAGATACAGTCTCGGGCAAGAAGAGAGCTTGAAAGAGAGTGA